In a genomic window of Punica granatum isolate Tunisia-2019 chromosome 6, ASM765513v2, whole genome shotgun sequence:
- the LOC116212198 gene encoding rapid alkalinization factor-like, which yields MATFSSFLVSLVLLLLTALTISISDAGNAPFAGRWVPTTKGQNASSVEECLAENEFGIMDSKISRRILATSQFISYQALRSNSVPCSRRGASYYNCRPGAEANPYIHACTTLSQCRS from the coding sequence ATGGCAACATTTTcatctttcctcgtatcccttGTCCTTCTCCTCCTCACAGCCCTAACCATCTCAATATCGGATGCAGGCAACGCCCCGTTTGCAGGCAGGTGGGTCCCAACCACGAAGGGCCAGAATGCAAGCTCGGTCGAGGAGTGCCTGGCAGAGAATGAGTTTGGAATCATGGACTCTAAGATTAGCCGACGGATCCTCGCAACTTCCCAGTTCATCAGCTACCAAGCCCTGAGAAGCAACTCGGTCCCATGCTCCCGGAGGGGAGCCTCATACTACAACTGCCGGCCTGGGGCCGAAGCCAATCCCTACATACACGCATGCACAACCCTGTCCCAATGTCGAAGCTAA